A single window of Nicotiana sylvestris chromosome 3, ASM39365v2, whole genome shotgun sequence DNA harbors:
- the LOC104244632 gene encoding rab GTPase-activating protein 22-like isoform X1: MLVFLFFTSVSGAPTNAVESIGTKISKLGGVFIGGGGNGGGFWMDRQPSNAGIAFAVTALAGLALAAAVFYSTRGHLKSPWSRRKRKRALAPQQWRGFFTPEGKLRDGGVKFLKKVRSGGVDPSIRAEVWPFLLGVYELNSSKEERDCIRNQKRREYESLRRDCRRLLKRNGTFKMKETGGMGSDGEGNITEGTDSPDYEDVVTARESLSSEDRCTYIEDSDNPGGTDEFSKRVMEPNDVSDSESSDSDSSADPDISQTVPSAESMDENTAEVAEVTSKEDSSPSKTEVSSRPCSAEDFGTWQRIIRLDAIRANAEWITYSPSQAVVSESRAHRFAEAVGLKDYEHLEPPRILHAARLVSILEAYALYDPEIGYCQGMSDLLSPIITVMTEDHEAFWCFVGFMKKARHNFRLDEVGIRRQLNIISKIIKHKDSHLYRHLEKLQAEDCFFVYRMVVVLFRRELTFEQTLCIWEVMWADQAAIRAGIGKSAWSRIRLRAPPTDDLLLYAIAASVLQRRKQIIEKYSSMDEILRECQSMAGQLDVWKLLDDAHDLVVTLHEKI, translated from the exons ATGCTCGTTTTCTTGTTCTTCACCTCCGTGTCCGGGGCTCCTACTAATGCTGTTGAATCAATCGGCACCAAAATCAGTAAGCTCGGTGGAGTATTCATCGGCGGCGGAGGCAACGGTGGTGGTTTCTGGATGGACCGTCAACCTTCCAATGCCGGTATAGCTTTTGCAGTCACGGCCTTGGCCGGACTCGCCTTGGCCGCCGCCGTTTTCTACTCTACTAG AGGTCATCTCAAATCACCATGGTCTCGTAGAAAAAGAAAACGTGCTCTTGCACCCCAACAGTGGAGAGGCTTTTTCACACCAGAAGGAAAACTTCGTGACGGTGGAGTTAAATTTCTAAAGAAAGTCCGAAGCGGA GGTGTTGATCCAAGTATCAGGGCAGAGGTTTGGCCATTTCTACTTGGGGT CTATGAGTTGAACAGCTccaaagaagaaagagactgtataagaaatcagaaaag GAGGGAATATGAGAGCCTTCGGAGAGATTGTCGCCGACTGCTGAAACGCAATGGAACTTTTAAAATGAAGGAAACCGGTGGAATGGGAAGCGATGGTGAAGGCAATATCACTGAAGGGACGGATTCGCCCGACTATGAAGATGTTGTTACTGCCCGGGAATCTCTCTCTAGCGAGGACAGGTGCACATACATCGAGGATTCTGACAACCCCGGTGGTACAGATGAATTTTCCAAACGAGTGATGGAGCCAAATGATGTCTCTGACTCTGAGTCATCAGACTCGGATTCCTCTGCAGATCCTGATATTAGTCAAACTGTCCCCTCCGCAGAAAGCATGGATGAGAATACTGCCGAAGTTGCTGAAGTGACTTCTAAGGAGGACTCTTCTCCTTCAAAGACAGAAGTTTCTTCAAGGCCCTGTAGTGCAGAAGATTTTGGTACATGGCAACGAATAATTCGGCTTGATGCAATTCGTGCTAATGCAGAGTGGATAACATATTCCCCATCTCAAGCTGTAGTATCAGAGAGCAGGGCACACCGTTTTGCAGAGGCTGTTGGGTTGAAGGACTATGAACACCTAGAGCCCCCTAGGATCCTGCATGCTGCTCGGTTAGTCTCCATTCTTGAAGCCTATGCTCTATATGATCCTGAAATTGGCTATTGTCAGGGGATGAGCGATTTGCTTTCACCGATCATTACTGTAATGACAGAGGACCATGAAGCTTTTTGGTGCTTTGTTGGTTTCATGAAGAAGGCTCGGCATAACTTCAGGCTTGATGAGGTTGGAATCAGGAGGCAGCTAAACATTATCTCTAAGATCATCAAGCACAAGGATTCGCATCTCTATCGACACCTGGAGAAGCTCCAAGCAGAGGATTGCTTTTTTGTGTACAGGATGGTGGTAGTGCTTTTCAGGAGGGAATTAACTTTTGAGCAAACACTTTGCATATGGGAAGTAATGTGGGCAGACCAAGCGGCTATTAGGGCCGGGATTGGGAAGTCTGCCTGGAGTAGGATTAGGCTGCGTGCCCCACCAACAGATGATCTTTTGCTTTATGCAATTGCAGCATCTGTATTGCAACGGAGGAAACAGATCATAGAGAAGTATAGTAGCATGGATGAAATTTTAAGGGAGTGTCAGAGCATGGCTGGTCAACTGGATGTATGGAAGCTTTTAGATGATGCGCATGACTTGGTGGTCACTCTCCATGAGAAGATATAG
- the LOC104244632 gene encoding rab GTPase-activating protein 22-like isoform X3: MCPSAKVESFRSLLNLSPAMSGGGHLKSPWSRRKRKRALAPQQWRGFFTPEGKLRDGGVKFLKKVRSGGVDPSIRAEVWPFLLGVYELNSSKEERDCIRNQKRREYESLRRDCRRLLKRNGTFKMKETGGMGSDGEGNITEGTDSPDYEDVVTARESLSSEDRCTYIEDSDNPGGTDEFSKRVMEPNDVSDSESSDSDSSADPDISQTVPSAESMDENTAEVAEVTSKEDSSPSKTEVSSRPCSAEDFGTWQRIIRLDAIRANAEWITYSPSQAVVSESRAHRFAEAVGLKDYEHLEPPRILHAARLVSILEAYALYDPEIGYCQGMSDLLSPIITVMTEDHEAFWCFVGFMKKARHNFRLDEVGIRRQLNIISKIIKHKDSHLYRHLEKLQAEDCFFVYRMVVVLFRRELTFEQTLCIWEVMWADQAAIRAGIGKSAWSRIRLRAPPTDDLLLYAIAASVLQRRKQIIEKYSSMDEILRECQSMAGQLDVWKLLDDAHDLVVTLHEKI; this comes from the exons ATGTGCCCCAGTGCTAAAGTTGAATCCTTCAGATCATTGCTCAATCTCAGTCCTGCTATGTCTGGAGG AGGTCATCTCAAATCACCATGGTCTCGTAGAAAAAGAAAACGTGCTCTTGCACCCCAACAGTGGAGAGGCTTTTTCACACCAGAAGGAAAACTTCGTGACGGTGGAGTTAAATTTCTAAAGAAAGTCCGAAGCGGA GGTGTTGATCCAAGTATCAGGGCAGAGGTTTGGCCATTTCTACTTGGGGT CTATGAGTTGAACAGCTccaaagaagaaagagactgtataagaaatcagaaaag GAGGGAATATGAGAGCCTTCGGAGAGATTGTCGCCGACTGCTGAAACGCAATGGAACTTTTAAAATGAAGGAAACCGGTGGAATGGGAAGCGATGGTGAAGGCAATATCACTGAAGGGACGGATTCGCCCGACTATGAAGATGTTGTTACTGCCCGGGAATCTCTCTCTAGCGAGGACAGGTGCACATACATCGAGGATTCTGACAACCCCGGTGGTACAGATGAATTTTCCAAACGAGTGATGGAGCCAAATGATGTCTCTGACTCTGAGTCATCAGACTCGGATTCCTCTGCAGATCCTGATATTAGTCAAACTGTCCCCTCCGCAGAAAGCATGGATGAGAATACTGCCGAAGTTGCTGAAGTGACTTCTAAGGAGGACTCTTCTCCTTCAAAGACAGAAGTTTCTTCAAGGCCCTGTAGTGCAGAAGATTTTGGTACATGGCAACGAATAATTCGGCTTGATGCAATTCGTGCTAATGCAGAGTGGATAACATATTCCCCATCTCAAGCTGTAGTATCAGAGAGCAGGGCACACCGTTTTGCAGAGGCTGTTGGGTTGAAGGACTATGAACACCTAGAGCCCCCTAGGATCCTGCATGCTGCTCGGTTAGTCTCCATTCTTGAAGCCTATGCTCTATATGATCCTGAAATTGGCTATTGTCAGGGGATGAGCGATTTGCTTTCACCGATCATTACTGTAATGACAGAGGACCATGAAGCTTTTTGGTGCTTTGTTGGTTTCATGAAGAAGGCTCGGCATAACTTCAGGCTTGATGAGGTTGGAATCAGGAGGCAGCTAAACATTATCTCTAAGATCATCAAGCACAAGGATTCGCATCTCTATCGACACCTGGAGAAGCTCCAAGCAGAGGATTGCTTTTTTGTGTACAGGATGGTGGTAGTGCTTTTCAGGAGGGAATTAACTTTTGAGCAAACACTTTGCATATGGGAAGTAATGTGGGCAGACCAAGCGGCTATTAGGGCCGGGATTGGGAAGTCTGCCTGGAGTAGGATTAGGCTGCGTGCCCCACCAACAGATGATCTTTTGCTTTATGCAATTGCAGCATCTGTATTGCAACGGAGGAAACAGATCATAGAGAAGTATAGTAGCATGGATGAAATTTTAAGGGAGTGTCAGAGCATGGCTGGTCAACTGGATGTATGGAAGCTTTTAGATGATGCGCATGACTTGGTGGTCACTCTCCATGAGAAGATATAG
- the LOC104244632 gene encoding rab GTPase-activating protein 22-like isoform X2, translating into MRALKRSQTSSSSNSSSPSSSSPSSSSSSSWIHLRSVLFVVASSPASSSSSNRGHLKSPWSRRKRKRALAPQQWRGFFTPEGKLRDGGVKFLKKVRSGGVDPSIRAEVWPFLLGVYELNSSKEERDCIRNQKRREYESLRRDCRRLLKRNGTFKMKETGGMGSDGEGNITEGTDSPDYEDVVTARESLSSEDRCTYIEDSDNPGGTDEFSKRVMEPNDVSDSESSDSDSSADPDISQTVPSAESMDENTAEVAEVTSKEDSSPSKTEVSSRPCSAEDFGTWQRIIRLDAIRANAEWITYSPSQAVVSESRAHRFAEAVGLKDYEHLEPPRILHAARLVSILEAYALYDPEIGYCQGMSDLLSPIITVMTEDHEAFWCFVGFMKKARHNFRLDEVGIRRQLNIISKIIKHKDSHLYRHLEKLQAEDCFFVYRMVVVLFRRELTFEQTLCIWEVMWADQAAIRAGIGKSAWSRIRLRAPPTDDLLLYAIAASVLQRRKQIIEKYSSMDEILRECQSMAGQLDVWKLLDDAHDLVVTLHEKI; encoded by the exons ATGAGAGCTCTCAAACGAAGTCAGACTTCGTCGTCTTCAAATTCCTCTTCACCGTCTTCATCATCACCGTCATCGTCATCATCATCGTCGTGGATTCATTTGAGATCAGTCCTATTCGTTGTTGCATCCTCAccagcttcttcttcttcctctaatCG AGGTCATCTCAAATCACCATGGTCTCGTAGAAAAAGAAAACGTGCTCTTGCACCCCAACAGTGGAGAGGCTTTTTCACACCAGAAGGAAAACTTCGTGACGGTGGAGTTAAATTTCTAAAGAAAGTCCGAAGCGGA GGTGTTGATCCAAGTATCAGGGCAGAGGTTTGGCCATTTCTACTTGGGGT CTATGAGTTGAACAGCTccaaagaagaaagagactgtataagaaatcagaaaag GAGGGAATATGAGAGCCTTCGGAGAGATTGTCGCCGACTGCTGAAACGCAATGGAACTTTTAAAATGAAGGAAACCGGTGGAATGGGAAGCGATGGTGAAGGCAATATCACTGAAGGGACGGATTCGCCCGACTATGAAGATGTTGTTACTGCCCGGGAATCTCTCTCTAGCGAGGACAGGTGCACATACATCGAGGATTCTGACAACCCCGGTGGTACAGATGAATTTTCCAAACGAGTGATGGAGCCAAATGATGTCTCTGACTCTGAGTCATCAGACTCGGATTCCTCTGCAGATCCTGATATTAGTCAAACTGTCCCCTCCGCAGAAAGCATGGATGAGAATACTGCCGAAGTTGCTGAAGTGACTTCTAAGGAGGACTCTTCTCCTTCAAAGACAGAAGTTTCTTCAAGGCCCTGTAGTGCAGAAGATTTTGGTACATGGCAACGAATAATTCGGCTTGATGCAATTCGTGCTAATGCAGAGTGGATAACATATTCCCCATCTCAAGCTGTAGTATCAGAGAGCAGGGCACACCGTTTTGCAGAGGCTGTTGGGTTGAAGGACTATGAACACCTAGAGCCCCCTAGGATCCTGCATGCTGCTCGGTTAGTCTCCATTCTTGAAGCCTATGCTCTATATGATCCTGAAATTGGCTATTGTCAGGGGATGAGCGATTTGCTTTCACCGATCATTACTGTAATGACAGAGGACCATGAAGCTTTTTGGTGCTTTGTTGGTTTCATGAAGAAGGCTCGGCATAACTTCAGGCTTGATGAGGTTGGAATCAGGAGGCAGCTAAACATTATCTCTAAGATCATCAAGCACAAGGATTCGCATCTCTATCGACACCTGGAGAAGCTCCAAGCAGAGGATTGCTTTTTTGTGTACAGGATGGTGGTAGTGCTTTTCAGGAGGGAATTAACTTTTGAGCAAACACTTTGCATATGGGAAGTAATGTGGGCAGACCAAGCGGCTATTAGGGCCGGGATTGGGAAGTCTGCCTGGAGTAGGATTAGGCTGCGTGCCCCACCAACAGATGATCTTTTGCTTTATGCAATTGCAGCATCTGTATTGCAACGGAGGAAACAGATCATAGAGAAGTATAGTAGCATGGATGAAATTTTAAGGGAGTGTCAGAGCATGGCTGGTCAACTGGATGTATGGAAGCTTTTAGATGATGCGCATGACTTGGTGGTCACTCTCCATGAGAAGATATAG
- the LOC104244626 gene encoding cytochrome b5-like — MASDGKVHGFEEVAKHNKTKDCWLIISGKVYDVTPFMDDHPGGDEVLLSATGKDATNDFEDVGHSDSAREMMDKYYIGDIDVSTVPLKRSYVPPQQAPYNPDKTPEFIIKILQFLVPLLILGLAFAVRHYTKEK; from the exons ATGGCGTCAGATGGGAAAGTTCATGGATTTGAGGAGGTTGCCAAACACAACAAGACCAAAGATTGCTGGCTTATTATCAGCGGAAAG GTGTATGATGTAACTCCATTTATGGATGATCATCCTGGTGGTGATGAAGTTTTGCTTTCAGCAACTG GGAAAGATGCAACCAATGACTTTGAAGATGTTGGCCACAGTGATTCTGCTAGAGAGATGATGGATAAGTATTACATTGGGGATATCGATGTGTCAACAGTTCCACTAAAACGTTCTTATGTTCCACCGCAACAAGCCCCATACAATCCAGACAAGACTCCagaattcattatcaaaattctacAGTTCCTTGTACCCCTCTTGATCTTGGGCTTGGCCTTTGCAGTACGACACTACACCAAGGAGAAGTAA